GATCGGATGCACCTGAGCTGGATCTGAAAAACTCCATCAGAACTGAGCCTTCTTCAGTTACAGCCTCAGGATGAGCCTTGAAGAGGCTGCCGTATGCAGCTTTTACTGCTTTACCCAGCAGAACCTTAGCTTTATCGGGATCGTGAGATTTCTCCCACAGTATGGTTGGCTGGTTATTATCATCGATGAACCCAAGAAATCCGAGAAGCATGAGGAGTGATTCATCAACTTCTCTCTTGAATCCGAGAGTAGTGAGGAAATCGTAATCAACTACTCTGGGTGATTGGGTACTGTGGAGCTTATCAAGAAGCAGCTCAATTGACCCGGGATTGTGAATAACAGGATACTCCATTTTTTCTCCTCTTTATAGGAATAATAATTTACGCATAATTCATAAGGCATTTTTTTCTCCATGACAATCCGAAATTATCCCTGATTGAGCAAATTGACTTCGGACTAAATCCAAAATATTTTGCTGCGGCTTGGAGAAAATATATTACCGCCTACAAAAAACGGGAAACAAGGCAATAAGAGAAAGAAAGCTTAATGGATCCGGTTCTGATAATAGCGATTCTGTTCTTTATGGCATTCATTTGTGAGTATGTTGATTCAACTCTTGGTATGGGCTACGGAACAACCATGACTCCGATTCTTCTTCTTATGGGTTACGAGCCGCTTGTTGTAGTCCCTGCGATACTTTTGTCAGAATTGCTTACGGGCGGGTTTGCGGCATTTATGCATCACAGGATGGGTAATGTTGATTTCGACTTCAGAAAAGACGGTGATCACCGGATACTGAAGAAGATGAAAAACCTTGGATACATTCCAAAGTCAACCGATTCGAAGATAGCATTTGTGCTGGCCGCATGCAGTG
The genomic region above belongs to Candidatus Aegiribacteria sp. and contains:
- a CDS encoding DUF5343 domain-containing protein codes for the protein MEYPVIHNPGSIELLLDKLHSTQSPRVVDYDFLTTLGFKREVDESLLMLLGFLGFIDDNNQPTILWEKSHDPDKAKVLLGKAVKAAYGSLFKAHPEAVTEEGSVLMEFFRSSSGASDPDAAYMILSFKVLCDLAEFSEKSPIEQKKHEKKPIETKKTSAAKLQEAKSISNKATSKDSPPVIRLSINIDIEESDLELRNLALKLIRKQLEL